The following proteins are co-located in the Aegilops tauschii subsp. strangulata cultivar AL8/78 unplaced genomic scaffold, Aet v6.0 ptg000228l_obj, whole genome shotgun sequence genome:
- the LOC141028534 gene encoding uncharacterized protein, whose translation MRDLLAKPFPYARVLGSSLPGSTSTATSSKTPAAPPPSAPTTARSNTVEETVAMVLHYASGIDQPHDAAAVSFVQPARRRRLLRPAGTPPPSPSPSLSDLHRSLPRRRRRLRVHTTGGVRPSSLAHCGCFAPPSFLGCGRACLPTTSSLLLQAADGTRPPPSSSPGGWDALRS comes from the exons ATGCGCGACCTCCTCGCCAAGCCCTTCCCATACGCGCGGGTCCTCGGCTCCTCGCTGCCTGGCTCTACCTCTACTGCGACCTCGTCCAAGACGCCcgcggcgccgccgccgtccgcgcCGACGACGGCCAGATCCAACACCGTTGAGGAGACCGTCGCCATGGTGCTCCACTATGCCTCGGGGATCGACCAaccccacgacgccgccgccgtctccttcGTCCAGCCGgcacgccgccgccgtctccttcGCCCAGCCGgcacgccgccgccgtctccttcGCCCAGCCTGTCGGATCTCCATCGTTCACTTCCCcggcgtcgtcgtcgtcttcgcGTGCACACGACAGGAGGTGTGCGACCCTCCTCTCTCGCGCACTGCGGCTGCTTCGCCCCGCCATCGTTCCTCGGGTGTGGTCGCGCCTGTCTTCCTACCACGTCgtcgctcctcctccaggccgcCGACGGCACCCGTCCTCCTCCCTCATCCTCTCCAGGTGGCTGGGACGCTTTACG CTCGTAG